A window of the Gossypium hirsutum isolate 1008001.06 chromosome A05, Gossypium_hirsutum_v2.1, whole genome shotgun sequence genome harbors these coding sequences:
- the LOC107906077 gene encoding solute carrier family 25 member 44, translating to MNIRAAEEESAQEIHIPADIDWEMLDKSKFFFLGAALFSGVSATLYPVVLVKTRQQVAQAQLSGIRTAFSIVKHEGFRALYRGFGTSLMGTIPARALYMAALEVTKSNVGSATVNFGIPEPTASAIANAVAGLSAAMAAQLVWTPVDVVSQRLMVQGTHPSCSSPCRYVNGIDAFRKIVKTDGPKGLYRGFGISILTYAPSNAVWWASYSVAQRLVWGGIACYIRKKDDESNDNGNIISSSNNNNTIRPDSRTVMAVQGVSAAMAGGVSALITMPLDTIKTRLQVLDGEENGSRGPTIGQTVRNLIKEGGWLACYRGLGPRWASMSMSATTMITTYEFLKRLSAKNQESLL from the coding sequence ATGAATATAAGGGCGGCCGAGGAAGAATCGGCGCAAGAGATTCATATCCCGGCCGATATAGATTGGGAAATGCTTGATAAATCCAAGTTTTTCTTCTTAGGCGCAGCTCTATTTTCTGGTGTTTCAGCTACCCTTTACCCCGTAGTTTTGGTTAAAACAAGGCAACAAGTTGCTCAAGCTCAACTTTCGGGTATCCGTACAGCCTTTTCCATTGTTAAACACGAAGGTTTCCGGGCTTTGTACCGCGGATTCGGTACTTCTTTAATGGGAACAATCCCGGCTCGAGCTCTTTACATGGCAGCTCTCGAGGTTACCAAAAGCAATGTGGGGAGTGCCACGGTTAACTTTGGGATTCCCGAACCAACGGCGTCCGCAATTGCTAATGCGGTAGCTGGATTAAGTGCTGCAATGGCTGCACAGCTTGTTTGGACCCCGGTTGATGTGGTTAGCCAGAGGTTAATGGTTCAAGGAACCCACCCGAGTTGTAGTTCACCTTGTAGATATGTAAATGGGATCGATGCGTTTAGGAAAATAGTTAAAACGGATGGCCCAAAGGGGCTGTATAGAGGCTTTGGGATATCGATTTTAACCTATGCTCCATCGAATGCAGTGTGGTGGGCATCTTATTCGGTTGCTCAGAGGCTCGTTTGGGGAGGCATTGCATGCTACATCCGGAAGAAAGACGATGAGAGCAATGACAATGGAAATATTATCAGTAGTAGTAACAATAATAATACGATTAGGCCAGATTCGAGGACGGTAATGGCGGTTCAGGGAGTGAGTGCAGCCATGGCTGGAGGGGTATCAGCTTTGATTACAATGCCACTGGATACGATTAAGACCAGGCTGCAAGTTTTGGATGGGGAAGAGAATGGGAGCCGTGGACCAACGATTGGGCAAACTGTTCGGAATTTGATTAAAGAAGGTGGGTGGTTGGCTTGTTACAGAGGGTTGGGGCCGAGGTGGGCGTCCATGTCCATGTCTGCAACAACAATGATCACTACTTATGAGTTCCTCAAACGGCTCTCAGCTAAGAACCAAGAGAGCTTGTTGTAA
- the LOC121229370 gene encoding nuclear transcription factor Y subunit A-3 isoform X2: MCTYVVGCSSLGNSTESQVQQSSVSESLTLKMGVLPQHFHNNEQLSFQFQDQDSSSTQSTGQSDPEVASAEDCNLYGQTLISASSGGNGTHGKLVGNHAKLAYVMGTQDHVFPPSQVDYSKPVAHIPHHYANPYFGSVAATAYGSQAMIHHAHMMAMLPARVPLPLDLKEGEPIYVNAKQYHAILRRRQYRAKLEAQNKLIKVRKPYMHESRHLHAIKRARGSGGQFLNTKKLQSKSSPTSHGPDMSRSPQLHLSANISVTDVHQPENFKDSGSATSCSDVTSASNSDEIFQQPDFRFYSYPPDHTGEAMPGHAGNILLSSDRRAN, translated from the exons ATGTGCACTTATGTTGTCGGCTGCTCATCTTTGGGCAACTCAACTGAATCTCAGGTCCAGCAATCCTCCGTGTCAGAAAGCTTAACCCTGAAGATGGGTGTTCTGCCTCAACACTTTCATAACAACGAGCAACTAAGTTTCCAATTTCAGGACCAGGACTCATCATCAACTCAATCAACTGGTCAATCTGACCCTGAAGTGGCTAGTGCTGAAGACTGCAATCTTTATGGGCAAACTTTAATTTCCGCATCATCAG GAGGTAACGGAACTCATGGGAAGCTTGTAGGAAATCATGCTAAATTAGCCTATGTAATGGGAACCCAGGACCATGTCTTTCCTCCTTCACAAGTCGATTATAGCAAACCAGTC GCTCACATTCCACACCATTATGCCAACCCATACTTTGGCAGTGTAGCGGCTACTGCTTATGGATCACAAGCTATG ATTCATCATGCTCATATGATGGCTATGCTTCCTGCTCGAGTTCCGCTGCCACTGGATCTTAAAGAAGGTGAACCGATTTATGTTAATGCAAAGCAGTATCATGCTATTCTCCGGCGAAGACAATATCGTGCAAAGCTCGAGGCACAGAACAAACTCATAAAAGTTCGAAAG CCATATATGCATGAGTCTCGACATCTTCATGCGATAAAACGAGCTAGAGGAAGTGGTGGGCAATTTCTCAACACAAAGAAACTCCAATCCAAAAGCTCTCCGACAAGCCACGGACCGGACATGTCCAGGTCTCCTCAGCTGCATTTGTCTGCAAACATCTCTGTAACAGATGTTCATCAGCCAGAAAATTTTAAAGATTCTGGTTCGGCTACCTCTTGCTCTGATGTCACAAGTGCCTCCAACAGTGATGAAATATTTCAGCAGCCAGATTTCAGGTTCTATAGCTATCCTCCCGATCATACTGGTGAAGCCATGCCGGGTCATGCTGGCAATATCCTGCTCTCTTCCGATAGACGAGCGAACTGA
- the LOC121229370 gene encoding nuclear transcription factor Y subunit A-3 isoform X3, giving the protein MGVLPQHFHNNEQLSFQFQDQDSSSTQSTGQSDPEVASAEDCNLYGQTLISASSGGNGTHGKLVGNHAKLAYVMGTQDHVFPPSQVDYSKPVAHIPHHYANPYFGSVAATAYGSQAMQIHHAHMMAMLPARVPLPLDLKEGEPIYVNAKQYHAILRRRQYRAKLEAQNKLIKVRKPYMHESRHLHAIKRARGSGGQFLNTKKLQSKSSPTSHGPDMSRSPQLHLSANISVTDVHQPENFKDSGSATSCSDVTSASNSDEIFQQPDFRFYSYPPDHTGEAMPGHAGNILLSSDRRAN; this is encoded by the exons ATGGGTGTTCTGCCTCAACACTTTCATAACAACGAGCAACTAAGTTTCCAATTTCAGGACCAGGACTCATCATCAACTCAATCAACTGGTCAATCTGACCCTGAAGTGGCTAGTGCTGAAGACTGCAATCTTTATGGGCAAACTTTAATTTCCGCATCATCAG GAGGTAACGGAACTCATGGGAAGCTTGTAGGAAATCATGCTAAATTAGCCTATGTAATGGGAACCCAGGACCATGTCTTTCCTCCTTCACAAGTCGATTATAGCAAACCAGTC GCTCACATTCCACACCATTATGCCAACCCATACTTTGGCAGTGTAGCGGCTACTGCTTATGGATCACAAGCTATG CAGATTCATCATGCTCATATGATGGCTATGCTTCCTGCTCGAGTTCCGCTGCCACTGGATCTTAAAGAAGGTGAACCGATTTATGTTAATGCAAAGCAGTATCATGCTATTCTCCGGCGAAGACAATATCGTGCAAAGCTCGAGGCACAGAACAAACTCATAAAAGTTCGAAAG CCATATATGCATGAGTCTCGACATCTTCATGCGATAAAACGAGCTAGAGGAAGTGGTGGGCAATTTCTCAACACAAAGAAACTCCAATCCAAAAGCTCTCCGACAAGCCACGGACCGGACATGTCCAGGTCTCCTCAGCTGCATTTGTCTGCAAACATCTCTGTAACAGATGTTCATCAGCCAGAAAATTTTAAAGATTCTGGTTCGGCTACCTCTTGCTCTGATGTCACAAGTGCCTCCAACAGTGATGAAATATTTCAGCAGCCAGATTTCAGGTTCTATAGCTATCCTCCCGATCATACTGGTGAAGCCATGCCGGGTCATGCTGGCAATATCCTGCTCTCTTCCGATAGACGAGCGAACTGA
- the LOC121229370 gene encoding nuclear transcription factor Y subunit A-3 isoform X4, which yields MGVLPQHFHNNEQLSFQFQDQDSSSTQSTGQSDPEVASAEDCNLYGQTLISASSGGNGTHGKLVGNHAKLAYVMGTQDHVFPPSQVDYSKPVAHIPHHYANPYFGSVAATAYGSQAMIHHAHMMAMLPARVPLPLDLKEGEPIYVNAKQYHAILRRRQYRAKLEAQNKLIKVRKPYMHESRHLHAIKRARGSGGQFLNTKKLQSKSSPTSHGPDMSRSPQLHLSANISVTDVHQPENFKDSGSATSCSDVTSASNSDEIFQQPDFRFYSYPPDHTGEAMPGHAGNILLSSDRRAN from the exons ATGGGTGTTCTGCCTCAACACTTTCATAACAACGAGCAACTAAGTTTCCAATTTCAGGACCAGGACTCATCATCAACTCAATCAACTGGTCAATCTGACCCTGAAGTGGCTAGTGCTGAAGACTGCAATCTTTATGGGCAAACTTTAATTTCCGCATCATCAG GAGGTAACGGAACTCATGGGAAGCTTGTAGGAAATCATGCTAAATTAGCCTATGTAATGGGAACCCAGGACCATGTCTTTCCTCCTTCACAAGTCGATTATAGCAAACCAGTC GCTCACATTCCACACCATTATGCCAACCCATACTTTGGCAGTGTAGCGGCTACTGCTTATGGATCACAAGCTATG ATTCATCATGCTCATATGATGGCTATGCTTCCTGCTCGAGTTCCGCTGCCACTGGATCTTAAAGAAGGTGAACCGATTTATGTTAATGCAAAGCAGTATCATGCTATTCTCCGGCGAAGACAATATCGTGCAAAGCTCGAGGCACAGAACAAACTCATAAAAGTTCGAAAG CCATATATGCATGAGTCTCGACATCTTCATGCGATAAAACGAGCTAGAGGAAGTGGTGGGCAATTTCTCAACACAAAGAAACTCCAATCCAAAAGCTCTCCGACAAGCCACGGACCGGACATGTCCAGGTCTCCTCAGCTGCATTTGTCTGCAAACATCTCTGTAACAGATGTTCATCAGCCAGAAAATTTTAAAGATTCTGGTTCGGCTACCTCTTGCTCTGATGTCACAAGTGCCTCCAACAGTGATGAAATATTTCAGCAGCCAGATTTCAGGTTCTATAGCTATCCTCCCGATCATACTGGTGAAGCCATGCCGGGTCATGCTGGCAATATCCTGCTCTCTTCCGATAGACGAGCGAACTGA
- the LOC121229370 gene encoding nuclear transcription factor Y subunit A-3 isoform X1, with protein sequence MCTYVVGCSSLGNSTESQVQQSSVSESLTLKMGVLPQHFHNNEQLSFQFQDQDSSSTQSTGQSDPEVASAEDCNLYGQTLISASSGGNGTHGKLVGNHAKLAYVMGTQDHVFPPSQVDYSKPVAHIPHHYANPYFGSVAATAYGSQAMQIHHAHMMAMLPARVPLPLDLKEGEPIYVNAKQYHAILRRRQYRAKLEAQNKLIKVRKPYMHESRHLHAIKRARGSGGQFLNTKKLQSKSSPTSHGPDMSRSPQLHLSANISVTDVHQPENFKDSGSATSCSDVTSASNSDEIFQQPDFRFYSYPPDHTGEAMPGHAGNILLSSDRRAN encoded by the exons ATGTGCACTTATGTTGTCGGCTGCTCATCTTTGGGCAACTCAACTGAATCTCAGGTCCAGCAATCCTCCGTGTCAGAAAGCTTAACCCTGAAGATGGGTGTTCTGCCTCAACACTTTCATAACAACGAGCAACTAAGTTTCCAATTTCAGGACCAGGACTCATCATCAACTCAATCAACTGGTCAATCTGACCCTGAAGTGGCTAGTGCTGAAGACTGCAATCTTTATGGGCAAACTTTAATTTCCGCATCATCAG GAGGTAACGGAACTCATGGGAAGCTTGTAGGAAATCATGCTAAATTAGCCTATGTAATGGGAACCCAGGACCATGTCTTTCCTCCTTCACAAGTCGATTATAGCAAACCAGTC GCTCACATTCCACACCATTATGCCAACCCATACTTTGGCAGTGTAGCGGCTACTGCTTATGGATCACAAGCTATG CAGATTCATCATGCTCATATGATGGCTATGCTTCCTGCTCGAGTTCCGCTGCCACTGGATCTTAAAGAAGGTGAACCGATTTATGTTAATGCAAAGCAGTATCATGCTATTCTCCGGCGAAGACAATATCGTGCAAAGCTCGAGGCACAGAACAAACTCATAAAAGTTCGAAAG CCATATATGCATGAGTCTCGACATCTTCATGCGATAAAACGAGCTAGAGGAAGTGGTGGGCAATTTCTCAACACAAAGAAACTCCAATCCAAAAGCTCTCCGACAAGCCACGGACCGGACATGTCCAGGTCTCCTCAGCTGCATTTGTCTGCAAACATCTCTGTAACAGATGTTCATCAGCCAGAAAATTTTAAAGATTCTGGTTCGGCTACCTCTTGCTCTGATGTCACAAGTGCCTCCAACAGTGATGAAATATTTCAGCAGCCAGATTTCAGGTTCTATAGCTATCCTCCCGATCATACTGGTGAAGCCATGCCGGGTCATGCTGGCAATATCCTGCTCTCTTCCGATAGACGAGCGAACTGA